In the Pseudomonadota bacterium genome, AGCGACAGCGATCAAAAAACACAGATCAGGTAAACCTGCAAACTTCAGCATGATTTTACCGCCCGAAATAATGTCAAGACTGGAAGAGCTTGCAAAAGCAACCAAACGGTCAAAGGCTTATTATGTGAAAGAGGCTCTTTTTACCTACCTTGAAGACCTCGAAGATGGTTACCTTGCCCTGCAAAGACTGAATGATAAAAATGCGAAGTATCTGAGCCACGAAGAGGCAAAGAAATATCTTGGGCTTTAAAATCATCTGGAGTCAGGCGGCGCTTGACAACCTGAAGAAGATAGAAAAGCCATACCGGCAGAAAATCTATGACAGGATAGGAGAATATCTTGCCCGGGATCCTATGAACATAGGCAAACCGTTGACTGGAAACCTTGCA is a window encoding:
- a CDS encoding ribbon-helix-helix protein, CopG family — encoded protein: MILPPEIMSRLEELAKATKRSKAYYVKEALFTYLEDLEDGYLALQRLNDKNAKYLSHEEAKKYLGL
- a CDS encoding type II toxin-antitoxin system RelE/ParE family toxin is translated as MGFKIIWSQAALDNLKKIEKPYRQKIYDRIGEYLARDPMNIGKPLTGNLAGIYRYRYGDYRVLYVLDLTTKTIKILEAGHRREIYDK